In Microtus pennsylvanicus isolate mMicPen1 chromosome 12, mMicPen1.hap1, whole genome shotgun sequence, the following proteins share a genomic window:
- the Lyar gene encoding cell growth-regulating nucleolar protein, with product MVFFTCNACGESVKKAQVEKHVSACRNCECLSCIDCGKDFWGDDYKSHVKCISEGQKYGGKDYEAKTHKGDAKQQAWIQKINELIKKPNVSPKVRELLQQISAFDNVPRKKAKFQNWMRNSLKVHSDAVLEQVWNIFSEASSSEQDQQPPSNVAKPHAEIPAKVPPEETNGTTEEKAEAKKNKRERKEERQKNRKKEKKELKSENQQENLRGQKSKKRKKGQEAGQEAGGEETADADGPPEKKKARGGQASEEDADRNGAPGENADEGQIKTGKGKQKRRKHSEDESKKKKMKLPGQPEEGEAKDHEVPAKGKFNWKGTIKAVLKQAPDNEISVKKLKKKVIAQYHAVMSDHHMSEEELLAIFNKKINKNPTFKVLKDRVKLLK from the exons ATGGTGTTTTTTACATGCAATGCATGCGGTGAATCAGTGAAGAAAGCGCAGGTGGAAAAGCACGTGTCTGCCTGCCGAAACTGTGAATGTCTCTCCTGTATTGACTGTGGGAAGGACTTCTG GGGCGATGACTATAAAAGCCACGTCAAGTGCATCAGTGAAGGCCAGAAGTACGGAGGCAAAGACTATGAAGCCAAGACTCACAAAGGTGATGCAAAGCAGCAGGCATGGATTCAG aaaattaatgaattaataaagaaacccaATGTCAGCCCTAAAGTTCGAGAACTTCTGCAGCAAATCAGTGCTTTTGACAATGTTCCCAGAAAAAAGGCTAAGTTTCAG AACTGGATGAGGAACAGCCTGAAAGTGCACAGTGATGCTGTTCTGGAGCAGGTGTGGAACATCTTTTCCGAAGCGTCCAGCAGT GAGCAAGATCAGCAACCACCCAGCAACGTGGCCAAGCCTCACGCAGAGATCCCCGCTAAGGTTCCACCTGAGGAAACAAATGGCACCACGGAAGAAAAAGCAgaggcaaagaaaaataaaagagaaaggaaggaggaacgacagaagaatagaaagaaagagaagaaagagctgaAGTCAGAAAACCAACAGGAAAACCTGAGGGGCCAGAAGTCAAAAAAGCGCAAAAAGGGCCAGGAGGCAGGACAGGAGGCTGGTGGGGAGGAGACCGCAGACGCTGATGGCCCTCCAGAAAAGAAGAAGGCCCGGGGTGGGCAGGCCTCAGAAGAGGATGCAGACAGAAATGGGGCCCCTGGTGAAAATGCTGATGAGGGGCAGATCAAGacagggaaaggaaaacaaaagcggCGAAAACACTCAGAAG ATGAgtccaagaaaaaaaagatgaagttgCCAGGACAGCCTGAGGAGGGAGAGGCCAAGGACCATGAGGTTCCAGCAAAAG GTAAATTCAACTGGAAGGGGACCATTAAAGCTGTTCTGAAACAGGCTCCAGACAATGAGATATCAGTCAAGAAGTTAAAGAAAAAG GTCATAGCTCAGTACCATGCAGTGATGAGCGACCATCACATGTCAGAGGAGGAGCTCCTGGCCATCTTCAACAAGAAAATTAACAAGAACCCCACCTTTAAGGTTCTGAAAGACAGAGTCAAGCTTCTGAAGTGA